Proteins co-encoded in one Malus domestica chromosome 09, GDT2T_hap1 genomic window:
- the LOC103443819 gene encoding sulfite exporter TauE/SafE family protein 3-like translates to MQSNGDDSSAEAEYKPQPGGPNNGTPTETRESKRTDTAKDYTTTCSAAYWACNLLQLSAFHIPMAFGVTILEAVKLYKGHSVIASRAESNTNWKVHQLVFCSACGIILIIAGIFGGLLGLGGGFILGPVILELGIPPQVSSATATFAMTFSASMSVVKYYLLNSLPLAALHFTAVATFSAVAGQYVVRKVVGILGRASIIIFILAFTISVLNFSGGVGIADMIEKIENKECMEFENICTYDA, encoded by the exons ATGCAGTCAAATG gTGATGATTCTAGTGCAGAAGCTGAATACAAGCCTCAACCTGGTGGCCCAAACAACGGTACTCCAACAGAAACCAGGGAATCCAAAAGAACAGAC ACCGCTAAG GATTATACCACAACTTGTTCAGCTGCATATTGGGCATGTAATCTCTTGCAGCTATCTGCCTTTCAT ATCCCCATGGCTTTCGGAGTAACTATATTAGAGGCAGTTAAACTATACAAAGGACACAGTGTGATTGCGTCTCGGGCAGAATCAAACACAAATTGGAAAGTGCACCAGCTTGTTTTTTGTAGTGCTTGTGGCATCATACTGATTATAGCTGGTATATTTGGTGGATTGCTTGGTCTTGGTGGAGGCTTCATTTTAGGTCCAGTTATTCTGGAGCTAGGAATCCCAcctcag GTCTCAAGTGCCACAGCCACATTTGCCATGACATTTTCTGCCTCCATGTCTGTTGTAAAGTACTACCTTCTCAATTCCTTAC CTCTTGCAGCTCTCCACTTTACTGCTGTGGCCACATTTTCAGCCGTAGCAGGGCAATATGTGGTGAGAAAGGTAGTCGGTATTTTAGGGAGAGCATCTATAATTATCTTCATTCTTGCCTTCACAATCTCTGTGTTGAATTTTTCAG GTGGGGTTGGAATAGCAGATATGATCGAAAAGATTGAGAACAAAGAGTGCATGGAATTTGAAAACATCTGCACTTATGATGCCTAG